Proteins found in one Camelus bactrianus isolate YW-2024 breed Bactrian camel chromosome X, ASM4877302v1, whole genome shotgun sequence genomic segment:
- the VMA21 gene encoding vacuolar ATPase assembly integral membrane protein VMA21 isoform X1 → MLRGKSRLNVEWLGYSPGLLLERRPLLAGRTPRSSGRNESSLASTLKTLLFFTALMITVPIGLYFTTKSYVFEGAFGMSSRDSYFYAAIVAVVAVHVVLALFVYVAWNEGSRQWREGKQD, encoded by the exons ATGCTGCGAGGCAAGTCCCGGCTCAACGTGGAGTGGCTGGGTTACTCGCCCGGCCTGCTCCTGGAGCGTAGGCCGCTCCTGGCAGGGCGCACGCCCCGCAGCTCCGGCCG AAATGAAAGTTCACTAGCATCCACTCTGAAGACGCTCCTGTTCTTCACAGCTTTAATGATCACTGTACCTATTGGGTTATATTTCACGACTAAATCTTATGTTTTTGAAG GCGCCTTTGGGATGTCCAGTAGGGACAGCTACTTTTATGCTGCTATTGTTGCGGTGGTCGCCGTCCACGTGGTACTGGCCCTCTTTGTTTATGTGGCCTGGAATGAAGGCTCACGGCAGTGGCGTGAAGGCAAACAGGATTAA
- the VMA21 gene encoding vacuolar ATPase assembly integral membrane protein VMA21 isoform X2: MERLDKAALNAQQPSDFRNESSLASTLKTLLFFTALMITVPIGLYFTTKSYVFEGAFGMSSRDSYFYAAIVAVVAVHVVLALFVYVAWNEGSRQWREGKQD, translated from the exons ATGGAGCGCCTTGATAAAGCGGCGCTGAACGCGCAGCAGCCGTCCGACTTCAG AAATGAAAGTTCACTAGCATCCACTCTGAAGACGCTCCTGTTCTTCACAGCTTTAATGATCACTGTACCTATTGGGTTATATTTCACGACTAAATCTTATGTTTTTGAAG GCGCCTTTGGGATGTCCAGTAGGGACAGCTACTTTTATGCTGCTATTGTTGCGGTGGTCGCCGTCCACGTGGTACTGGCCCTCTTTGTTTATGTGGCCTGGAATGAAGGCTCACGGCAGTGGCGTGAAGGCAAACAGGATTAA